The Urocitellus parryii isolate mUroPar1 chromosome 6, mUroPar1.hap1, whole genome shotgun sequence genome includes a window with the following:
- the Lysmd4 gene encoding lysM and putative peptidoglycan-binding domain-containing protein 4 isoform X1 yields MRHFSLMKPRKNEYTLFGINPGIWFSVKMRQKGMLTKTLQGPAVVCTTPSSHIYVFKNGSGDSGDSSEEESQHVVLRPRGKERQKNSVHHPHKPGAGDVVLLQRELAQEDNLNKLALQYGCKVADIKKVNNFIREQDLYALKSIKIPVKNHGILTETHKELKPLPEPSTETTVTFVELPDVDRATTAADAQASQLTDFFKGIDQNIERAAQSEIFLSESYCTETSDQPLLPAPPKTLTDGADCGIQWWNAVFIMLLIGIVLPVFYLVYFKIQAPEDIPNNLNTTVVHNGSMALSVVPG; encoded by the exons ATGAGACACTTCTCTTTAATGAAACCAAGGAAGAATGAATATACCTTATTTGGGATTAACCCTGGGATTTGGTTTTCAGTTAAGATGAGGCAAAAGGGAATGTTAACCAAGACCTTACAAGGCCCAGCTGTTGTGTGTACAACTCCAAGCAGCCACATTTATGTGTTCAAGAATGGCAGTGGGGATTCTGGGGACTCCTCTGAGGAAGAGTCTCAACATGTTGTTCTACGGCCACGGGGCAAGGAACGCCAGAAGAACAGTGTTCACCACCCTCACAAGCCTGGAGCAGGTGACGTGGTGCTGCTCCAACGGGAGCTGGCCCAGGAGGACAACCTCAACAAGCTGGCTCTTCAGTATGGCTGCAAA GTCGCAGATATCAAGAAAGTCAACAACTTCATCAGAGAACAAGATTTATATGCTTTGAAATCTATTAAGATTCCAGTGAAAAACCATGGGATCCTAACAGAGACCCACAAAGAACTGAAACCTCTTCCAGAACCATCCACAGAGACAACAGTGACCTTTGTGGAATTACCAGATGTAGACAGAGCTACCACAGCCGCTGATGCCCAGGCCAGCCAACTGACAGATTTCTTTAAAGGGATTGATCAGAATATTGAGCGTGCAGCGCAGTCAGAGATCTTCCTAAGTGAGAGCTACTGCACAGAGACCTCTGAtcagccactgctcccagctcctCCGAAGACACTGACAGATGGAGCAGACTGTGGGATTCAGTGGTGGAATGCTGTTTTCATCATGCTTCTAATTGGGATTGTGTTGCCAGTGTTTTATTTggtctattttaaaatacaggctCCTGAGGACATCCCTAATAACCTGAACACAACTGTTGTTCATAATGGCTCAATGGCATTGAGTGTGGTTCCAGGTTAA
- the Lysmd4 gene encoding lysM and putative peptidoglycan-binding domain-containing protein 4 isoform X2 gives MRHFSLMKPRKNEYTLFGINPGIWFSVKMRQKGMLTKTLQGPAVVCTTPSSHIYVFKNGSGDSGDSSEEESQHVVLRPRGKERQKNSVHHPHKPGAGDVVLLQRELAQEDNLNKLALQYGCKHSE, from the exons ATGAGACACTTCTCTTTAATGAAACCAAGGAAGAATGAATATACCTTATTTGGGATTAACCCTGGGATTTGGTTTTCAGTTAAGATGAGGCAAAAGGGAATGTTAACCAAGACCTTACAAGGCCCAGCTGTTGTGTGTACAACTCCAAGCAGCCACATTTATGTGTTCAAGAATGGCAGTGGGGATTCTGGGGACTCCTCTGAGGAAGAGTCTCAACATGTTGTTCTACGGCCACGGGGCAAGGAACGCCAGAAGAACAGTGTTCACCACCCTCACAAGCCTGGAGCAGGTGACGTGGTGCTGCTCCAACGGGAGCTGGCCCAGGAGGACAACCTCAACAAGCTGGCTCTTCAGTATGGCTGCAAA cATTCAGAATGA